In Pseudomonas campi, the sequence CGGCTGGCGCGCTGTGGGCGTTGCTGTGCTGCTGTTCCGCGTGTTTCAGTGCCGGCACCAGCTGGCGCAATCCGGCCAGCTCCTCGCGGGCTTCGGCAGAGCGTTGCAGCAGCGCCTCGACCCGTTCCCGCTCGTCTACCGCCAGCGTGCCGTTGAGGTACCAAGGCAGCAGGGCCCGTAAATCGTCGTCAGTTTCGCTGTTCATTGTTCACCTCCGCAGTCTGTACCCCTGAGTCGTCTGCGCCGGTGTAGCGGTTCAGTCTTTCTCATGTATCGGCCCCTCCCAGCAGGCGCCGCAGACACTGCAGCAACTGCTGTTTGGCGTGCAGCATGCGGGTCTTCACGGTGCCATTGGGGATGGCCATGATCTCGGCGATTTCCGGGTAGGACAGTTCCTCGAAGAAGGTCAGGTAGACCACCTGGCGATGGCTGTCCTTGAGCCGGTCCAGGCACAGGCGCACCTGCTCGCCCTGCTGGCCCAGCTCCATGGCCAGGCTCATAGGGCAGCTCGCCTCCTCCTCGCCTTCGTCCAGGCTGGCTTCGTCGAGCAGTTCGGTGGGGCGCTTGCGGCGCAACAGGTCGATCGACTTGTGCCGGGTGATGCTCAACAGCCAGGTGCGCACCTGCGACTGGCCCTGGAAGCTGGCGGCGCGGCGCCAGACTTCCAGCATCACCTCGTTGAGCACCTCGGCGGCATCGGCAGCGTTGGCCACCGTGCGCATCGAGAACTGGTAGACCACGCCGTGGAAGCGCTCATAGAACTGGCGCAAGGCGCGCTGATCCTGGCCGGCGATGCGCAGCAGCAGTTGTACGTCCGTGTCTTCGCTCATGGCTGGTAGCGCACTCTCCATTCCTGGCTCTTGCCGATCAGCGCGCCGCCCTGGTCATGGGCGGTCACGCGCCACAGATAGTAACGCCCCGGCTGCAGCTTGTTGCGCATCAGCGCCGACAACGGGGTCTGGGTGGTGCTTGCCGGCAGCAGCATGCCGGCGACGAAGCTAGGCGACTCGCCGAGCACCTCGACCTCGCCGGCATTCTGCTGGTCTAGACCGATGGCGAACAGCTGCAACTGGTAGACCACCGCGCCATCCACCGCCCGCCACTGGAAGGCCGTGGCCGCATCGACCGTGCCGCTCTGCGGGCTGGCGGCAATCGCCAGCTGGGCAGCGGGGCCGCTGCCGCCCAGCACCTCGTAGACGGTTTCCACGGTGAGGCTCTCGATCGGGCAGCCGGAGTCCAGCACCAGGGCATCGGCCGGCACCAGGTCCTGGTTGGTCACGCAGAAACGCAGCCGATACTTGCCGGCCTTGGCCGTCGGCAAGGGCGGGCTGAACAGCGTGCTCTGCTGGGCGCTGCCGAGCTGGCTGCGCACCAGGGTGAGGGTGCGGTAGAACGGTTTGCCCTCGGTGCTGCCCGGCTCGGCCACCTGCCAACGCCCCTCGACCAGGCCATTGCCGCTGTAGCCCAGCAGCACCTTGGCCTTCAGTTCCGTGGCCGGCGGCACCAGCTTGATCCGCTGGTTATCGAGGAAGCTCAGGCTCAGGCGCTGCACCAGCAGCTCGCCATCGCGGTTTTCCCGCGGCGCGCGCAGGCCGCTGCTGACCAGGGTGAGGACCACCTGGGCGCTCAGGCTCTGGCTGCCGCTGGAGAACTCGCGCTGCAGGATCAGCCGGCGCAAGCCACGGGCATACCAGCCCTGCACCTCGGCCGCCGACAGCTCCAGCTGCTCGCTGAGCAGGAAGGGCGTGCGGCCACTGGCGCTCAGGCCGTCGCCCAGGGTGGTCAAGACGCCGCCGCTGGCCGGGTCGATGATGCGCGCGCGGCTGGAACTGACCCGCCCGCTGAAGTCGTCGCTGGCCACCACCTGCCAGGCCAGGGCCAGGACATTGCGCTGGCTGGCCAGCACCTGGCGCTGCGCCGGCTGGATCTTCACCGCGCGCAAACTGCCCACCGGCTGGGTCGGCTGGGTCGGCGCGGGCAGCACCAGCACCTGCTGGCCACGCACCGCACCGCCCCCCGCCAGGTCGGCGAAGTCGCGTACCAGCAGAACCCGGCGCAAGCCGCTGCGCTGCCAGCCCTGCACCGTGGCCTGCGGCAGGCTGATGAACTCGCCGAACAGGAACGGCCCGCTGCCGCCCTGGCTGAGCGTGCCACCGACCGTGGCCAGGGTCGCGCCGCCGGACGGGTTGATGATGCGTGCCGAGCTGGAAGCGGCGCCGCCACTGTGGGCAGAGCCCGCCGTGACGCGCCAGTTGACCGCAAAATTGTTGTCCTGATTGACCTGCAACTGGCGCTGGTTGGGCTGGGCAGTCGCCGCCAGCAAGGCGGCCTGGGCAGACAGCACCGGCAGGCCGAGACATGCCAGCAGGGCGAGCAGCAGTGTGTGTTTGCACAAGAGGTTCATCGTTCACCTTCCTTTCCCTCCCCGGCCCGCGGCCAGGGCGGGGCATCAATATGTATGGGTATCCCAGCGCAGGTCGAAGCCCAGCAGCAGCTGCCAGTCCTCCAGGCCCTGGTCGTAGAGGTCGCTGTCCTGCTTGGCGTAACTGCTCTTTATGAACCAGTCGATGCCGGGGTTGAGGCCATCGGGCTGCATCTGCGTCCAGGTCAGCTGCAGGTTGGCGGTCTGCTGCAGCATGCTGTCGCCGAGGAAGTCGCCATCGCCGAAGTGGCTGGTATCGCGGCCGCGGTAGTAGGAGGCATTCAGCAGCCAGCGTTCGGGGACAATCTGCCAGGCCACATCCAGGCCCCGGCTGACGCTGCGGTAGAGATTGTCGTCGTCGCTTTCCTGCTGCTTGTTCCACTGCCAGCTGGTGGAAATGCTCAGCACGTCCC encodes:
- a CDS encoding sigma-70 family RNA polymerase sigma factor, coding for MSEDTDVQLLLRIAGQDQRALRQFYERFHGVVYQFSMRTVANAADAAEVLNEVMLEVWRRAASFQGQSQVRTWLLSITRHKSIDLLRRKRPTELLDEASLDEGEEEASCPMSLAMELGQQGEQVRLCLDRLKDSHRQVVYLTFFEELSYPEIAEIMAIPNGTVKTRMLHAKQQLLQCLRRLLGGADT